In the Drosophila biarmipes strain raj3 chromosome X, RU_DBia_V1.1, whole genome shotgun sequence genome, one interval contains:
- the LOC108032950 gene encoding uncharacterized protein LOC108032950: MPSSQYHLVQLHLLLCALLLVAGQRSPVRVPPQDLQLPNFGGESFERFGGRSAADSVSASSSGSSESQETSDEMREQLKQLLGDQLSTAFAPLATTPFTQRRPAIAAPASEAAARSQFSSDADPDQDEGANEEESPEEDGNEGAEEEEGEEATPQPQPLPPPLPQPAGEEEDTTGGQVEEVAEVEDYNAWRDNFYDLNEDGSYVFGYSIPHGVRRWERGFYSKEQHGQVVEGFYVQPRHDFQELRFELRCYRADSNGYQPLPVEFLRTPPTVRRDEVPRVNCFRNG; encoded by the exons ATGCCATCGAGTCAGTACCACCTGGTGCAGCTGCACTTGCTGCTCTGCGCCCTGCTCCTGGTCGCTGGCCAGAGGAGCCCGGTGCGGGTTCCGCCCCAGGATCTGCAGCTGCCCAACTTCGGGGGCGAGAGCTTCGAGAGATTCGGCGGCAGATCGGCTGCGGACTCGGTATCGGCCTCGAGTAGTGGCAGCAGCGAGAGCCAGGAGACCAGCGACGAGATGCGGGAGCAGCTGAAGCAGCTCCTGGGCGACCAGCTCTCCACCGCCTTCGCCCCCTTGGCCACCACGCCCTTCACCCAGCGACGACCGGCCATTGCGGCACCCGCCTCGGAGGCAGCAGCTCGCTCCCAGTTCTCCTCCGATGCGGATCCGGATCAGGATGAGGGGGCAAATGAAGAGGAGTCCCCGGAGGAGGACGGCAATGAgggggcggaggaggaggagggggaGGAGGCCACTCCCCAGCCCCAGCCACTGCCTCCGCCACTTCCGCAGCCTGCCGGAGAAGAGGAGGACACCACTGGTGGCCAggtggaggaggtggcggAGGTCGAGGACTATAACGCCTGGCGGGACAACTTCTATGACCTAAACGAAGATGGCAGCTACGTTTTTGG TTACTCCATTCCCCACGGCGTTCGCCGCTGGGAGAGGGGCTTCTATTCGAAGGAGCAGCATGGGCAGGTGGTCGAGGGCTTCTACGTCCAGCCCCGCCACGACTTCCAGGAGCTGAGGTTCGAGCTGCGATGCTACAGAGCCGACTCCAATGGGTATCAGCCACTGCCAG TGGAGTTCCTGAGGACGCCGCCCACTGTGAGGCGCGACGAGGTTCCCCGGGTTAATTGCTTCCGCAATGGCTAA
- the LOC108032951 gene encoding LOW QUALITY PROTEIN: uncharacterized protein LOC108032951 (The sequence of the model RefSeq protein was modified relative to this genomic sequence to represent the inferred CDS: deleted 1 base in 1 codon), with product MTANKQPLSAATNRQKLKTVGIPLRVRDAAKATPSSYIATNLVCPMWDVCTERKFRNIDGVAFKRLSKNYLMT from the exons atgacaGCTAACAAACAACCGTTAAGTGCCGCAACAAATCgccaaaaattgaaaactgtGGGAATACCGCTCCGCGTCAGGGACGCCGCAAAAGCCACGCCGAGCTCATACATAGCTACAAATCTCGTTTGCCCCATG TGGGACGTGTGCACAGAGCGAAAGTTCAGAAACATCGATGGGGTTGCATTCAAAAGATTGAGCAAAAACTATCTTATGACTTga
- the LOC108032952 gene encoding uncharacterized protein LOC108032952, translated as MFHSRGFYAGWKERLLFACLAVLLLLNPVDARRTRRPRRTTTPRSTTSRTTASPDRHQHLHHWPPLVAPPAQPQPHPQVVVVQKPSHTESSPRLIDSFDQRSVDGQYEFRYQLDNGNTRYERAYWLPVGKELVLVKKGYYSVPLPNDKFSTVFYTADHRGYHVDMQTLSGEQPLLPRSLAVPEMQRNTGPDTGMGTGTEMGTGAGTKRNSISDPERNELDMDVAEDVAASGAGTELVPNAVNQVETETEPSTLANDILATEAPADSHDDDDDDDVDDDEGASN; from the exons ATGTTCCATTCGAGAGGGTTCTATGCCGGATGGAAAGAGCGACTCCTGTTCGCCTGCCTGGCGGTCCTGCTGCTCCTGAATCCCGTCGACGCTCGACGGACCCGCCGGCCGAGACGCACCACCACGCCAAggagcaccaccagcaggACCACCGCGAGCCCGGATCGCCACCAGCACCTGCACCACTGGCCACCACTAGTGGCACCTCCGGCACAGCCCCAGCCACATCCCCAAGTGGTTGTGGTGCAAAAACCCAGTCACACAGAGAGCAGTCCCCGGCTGATTGACAGCTTCGACCAGCGATCAGTCGATGGGCAGTACGAGTTCAG ATACCAGCTGGACAACGGAAACACTCGCTACGAACGCGCCTACTGGCTGCCCGTTGGCAAGGAGCTCGTGCTGGTCAAGAAGGGTTACTACTCGGTGCCCCTGCCCAACGACAAGTTCTCGACCGTATTCTATACGGCCGACCATCGTGGCTACCATGTGGACATGC AGACATTATCCGGAGAGCAGCCGCTGTTACCGCGGAGCCTCGCAGTGCCCGAGATGCAGAGGAACACGGGACCCGATACGGGAATGGGAACCGGAACCGAGATGGGCACGGGTGCGGGGACTAAGCGAAATTCAATAAGCGACCCGGAGCGTAACGAGCTGGATATGGACGTGGCTGAGGATGTGGCCGCAAGTGGAGCTGGCACCGAGCTGGTCCCTAAT GCTGTAAACCAAgtcgaaaccgaaaccgaaccATCAACTTTGGCCAACGACATTTTGGCAACTGAAGCACCAGCCGACAGccacgacgacgatgatgacgacgatgttgatgatgatgaaggCGCCTCAAACTGA
- the LOC108033047 gene encoding uncharacterized protein LOC108033047, producing MATSGLILLSVFLLSATLTSAQQIREQEKQKEEMSERGARLLDRFDNRYPDGSYEYRFELDDGTARYERGYFARINNVKTLMVVGYYAYRMTDGRYITVFYNADQFGYRQNQSITPQEYPDLPRSIEVPMASESSGSGSDADSVSDSRSRLESLGNPSATTTTTTPRGAGTSRRGRY from the exons ATGGCCACTTCCGGTCTGATCCTGCTCTCCGTCTTCCTCCTGAGCGCCACCCTCACTTCCGCCCAGCAGATCAGGGAACAGGAGAAGCAAAAGGAGGAGATGTCGGAGCGGGGCGCGCGATTACTGGATCGGTTCGATAACCGATACCCCGACGGGAGCTACGAGTATCGGTTCGAGCTGGACGACGGAACGGCGCGGTACGAGCGCGGATACTTCGCCAGGATCAACAACGTGAAGACCCTCATGGTCGTGGGCTACTACGCGTACCGGATGACCGACGGGCGCTACATCACCGTGTTTTACAACGCCGATCAGTTTGGCTATCGGCAGAATCAGT CGATCACGCCACAAGAGTATCCCGACCTGCCGCGCTCCATCGAGGTGCCCATGGCCAGCGAGTCGtccggctccggctccgaCGCCGACTCCGTTTCCGACTCCCGATCCCGGCTGGAGTCCCTGGGAAACCCCTCCGCAACGACCACGACGACAACGCCCCGGGGGGCGGGGACGAGTCGCAGGGGCCGCTACTGA
- the LOC108033040 gene encoding uncharacterized protein LOC108033040 produces the protein MSSNRIRPELALLLLLAAALIPLLQAGIVGGPDGDSDSDPDTTTLDPGPYAAEQQMDSDSDSDSETETEKAPSVQVDGRRIDCKLTFDAATMDSLGCHNEGAVPEGRAWPGSLSGNKPAEKPVENPDWQRHLKSPDSQPIYELQLVVWPSDIEDGDDFSPPLATTTTRTTTSSTTPRTTRTTRTTSTTPKPTQIGTPIEQIWPLYEDQLVVFPQMDFEEENLDYFFDEVAPPTAPPTTAPPTARPVTTAHPTGTPTPTPIYVVQNYHVIHPNGTEEYKLVMSNGLVNYKKLYTKEVGDQVINVQEGYNSVPIPGPRNQIQTQYYVADERGYNVYRIELHSHQPGLPKHLHYKATEATDM, from the exons ATGTCATCAAACAGAATCCGGCCGGAGTTggccctgctgctgctgctggcggccGCACTAATCCCTCTGCTGCAGGCCGGGATAGTCGGGGGTCCGGACGGGGACTCTGACTCGGATCCGGACACCACCACCCTCGACCCCGGCCCCTATGCGGCGGAGCAGCAGATGGACTCGGATtcggactcggactcggaGACGGAGACGGAGAAGGCGCCCTCCGTTCAAGTGGATGGCCGACGCATCGACTGCAAATTGACTTTCGATGCGGCGACAATGGACTCGTTAGGCTGCCACAATGAGGGGGCGGTGCCGGAGGGGCGGGCGTGGCCCGGGTCCCTGTCCGGTAATAAGCCGGCGGAGAAGCCGGTGGAAAATCCGGACTGGCAGCGCCACTTGAAGTCCCCGGACAGCCAGCCCATCTATGAATTACAATTGGTTGTTTGGCCCAGTGACATCGAGGACGGTGATGACTTTAGTCCGCCGctggccaccaccaccacaagGACAACAACAAGCAGCACCACCCCGAGGACCACCAGGACCACCAgaaccaccagcaccaccccGAAGCCCACCCAAATTGGGACACCTATTGAGCAAATATGGCCATTGTACGAGGATCAATTGGTCGTATTTCCGCAAATGGACTTTGAAGAGGAGAATCTTGATTATTTCTTCGACGAAGTGGCACCACCCACTGCGCCGCCCACCACTGCGCCACCCACCGCCCGACCGGTGACCACGGCCCACCCCACGGGCACGCCCACACCCACGCCCATTTACGTTGTGCAAAACTATCACGTGATACACCCCAACGGCACCGAGGAATACAA ATTGGTGATGAGCAACGGCCTGGTGAACTACAAGAAGCTGTACACCAAGGAGGTGGGTGACCAGGTGATAAACGTGCAGGAGGGCTACAACTCAGTGCCCATTCCCGGGCCCAGGAACCAAATCCAGACGCAGTACTACGTCGCCGACGAGCGGGGCTACAATGTCTACAGAA TCGAGCTCCACAGCCACCAGCCAGGGTTGCCCAAACATTTGCATTACAAAGCCACAGAAGCGACCGACATGTGA
- the LOC127012496 gene encoding uncharacterized protein LOC127012496, with amino-acid sequence MMRTVLQQLLYSTAVLTAITATPFVKVQWQLGREEEAKTTFRYDDLMNTALVALGLSALAMAPYLAIWARWHSTYSKPIYLGVLLPWSYVCCTKFLLGMRIQLSAISYVSNPDELHDLVYALVCYCAIFGMALEQILHWGLLYHLVTKIVRNWRTNFIFLL; translated from the coding sequence ATGATGCGCACGGTCTTGCAACAGCTGCTCTACTCCACGGCGGTGCTCACCGCGATCACAGCGACGCCCTTCGTCAAGGTGCAGTGGCAGCTGGGCCGCGAGGAGGAGGCTAAGACGACCTTCCGCTACGACGATCTGATGAACACCGCCCTGGTGGCCCTGGGGCTGTCCGCCCTGGCGATGGCGCCCTACCTGGCCATCTGGGCGCGCTGGCACTCGACCTACTCGAAGCCGATCTACTTGGGGGTGCTGCTGCCCTGGAGCTACGTCTGCTGCACCAAGTTCCTCCTGGGCATGAGGATCCAGCTCAGTGCCATCTCCTACGTGTCCAATCCGGACGAACTGCACGACCTGGTCTACGCCCTAGTCTGCTACTGCGCCATCTTCGGCATGGCCCTGGAGCAGATCCTCCACTGGGGCCTGCTCTACCACCTGGTGACCAAGATAGTAAGGAACTGGCGCACCAACTTCATCTTTCTGCTATGA